In the genome of Penaeus monodon isolate SGIC_2016 chromosome 30, NSTDA_Pmon_1, whole genome shotgun sequence, the window aatactcTTTTCCTGGGTGATATTTAACATCTAAACAACGTCCGATATTTTGCAGTTGGTTTTGATGACCTTGGACTTACATCCGAAGAGAACAGGTGGGGTATTATTGAGGGGCTCGATGATCCATCTCCAGGTGACTTGGCTGGTGGCGTGAGGTAGGTACAAGGAATATATCAATTCCATAGCAAGcatttcataaaattttccatatataaagtATTGTTGTAATGGAAAACTATCAGATGCACCAACATTAAACTAACACTAGATAAAATGCCTTTGTCAGGGAGGTGATGTataaggtggtggaggagagtcTGGAGTCAGTGGGCCTGGACGGAAAGGCCTGCCTTCTGCGCGCCATGTGCGAGATGTTCGAACTTCCTCTTCCGAACCACGGTTTCATCGGCGAAGTGCTTGACCTATTCTTTAGGTAAGAAAATGTCCCAtgggaaaatgaaacaaatgatatgaatgatgcgCTACATTTTCACCCAGACTTAACTCTCAATTTTCAATGCATATTGATGTTTACTTCCACAGCGCCAGCCGGGCTGCCAAGGGAAAGAACCGCTTGGGGGATTACACGAAGGCGGAGATCCAAGGCAAGACAGGCCCAGACTGTAAGCCGTACCACAAGGCGTGCCCCTACTCATTCTTCAAGGATCTTGCGAGCAGTAATTCGACTGGCACTGGTGGTAGTTAATAACGCATCCCACCAATGGGCAACTGTCACCAAGCAAAAATTGACCTACGTCCTTATTTATGAATGTTATTTAATAGGTTATGTTCAAAGGAAACTGGAACTCCATTTTGACTTGTTTTCATCTAAATAGGTTATTAACATAGAAAATGTTCAATTTAGGCGCTGGTTGTTTGCAACACTGCGTGCAGCCTTGACTTGGCAGTGAGGTAAAATATTCCAGGGATTTGCGATGAAATCTCTTGAACGACTGGCCACCTCTAAGAAACTCGGTAACATGTTCTGTGAAGGCGATGCATTTGACCTGCCCCCAGCTGGCCACGGAGGTCTGAATGACAGTGTATGACCTTGTgatctcgtgttttttttatcatgagtATGTTCCAGTGTCCTTATTTttgttgcaatatatatttttaatataataaaactttgACGAATCATTTCACCAATAAGATAACTGACTTCGCattaatataaaagggaaatatctAAAATCCTGAAGTAAGAGACACTTCCTCCAACATCACAACCGCAGACCAGTTTCACACTCGACCAACATCACCCTTAACACACAGAGAAATACGGAACCGGCCTCTGAAAGTAACGTAATACCATAAAATTAATCTCCAAGGTGATTATTAATAGATTTTATCATACTCAAGATgatcttttgttttgaaaaattaccAGTCAAACAGCTTGGGGACTGTACATCGCTTGCGTCACAGGCGGTCACTTCTTCCTTAAAATAACGTGACTCAAGACGCCTAGTGGATAGCGCGAAGGATGCAAAACAGGCGGTTATCAGGTGANNNNNNNNNNNNNNNNNNNNNNNNNNNNNNNNNNNNNNNNNNNNNNNNNNNNNNNNNNNNNNNNNNNNNNNNNNNNNNNNNNNNNNNNNNNNNNNNNNNNNNNNNNNNNNNNNNNNNNNNNNNNNNNNNNNNNNNNNNNNNNNNNNNNNNNNNNNNNNNNNNNNNNNNNNNNNNNNNNNNNNNNNNNNNNNNNNNNNNNNNNNNNNNNNNNNNNNNNNNNNNNNNNNNNNNNNNNNNNNNNNNNNNNNNNNNNNNNNNNNNNNNNNNNNNNNNNNNNNNNNNNNNNNNNNNNNNNNNNNNNNNNNNNNNNNNNNNNNNNNNNNNNNNNNNNNNNNNNNNNNNNNNNNNNNNNNNNNNNNNNNNNNNNNNNNNNNNNNNNNNNNNNNNNNNNNNNNNNTAAGCTCAGTTGTTCAATTCACGAATTTCTTCGTGTAAAGGAATCCTATTTGCATCAGGAAAAGTAATTCGATTAGGAAGCTAAAACAATCAGCAAAACGAGGAAAACGCCGCACTGAACGAACGAGTTTATTGCCATTTTGAAACACCAAACATGAACCGAAGTGCAACGTCAATTCAACTGATTTATTGCACAAAAACGGACTATATGCAAAATTAAATCAAACGTTGCCAGCATGAGACTGAATGAACTTGCCAACCATTCCAAGGGTAAGCAAGTATCAGAGCTGAAGGCCCAACAGCCGAGAAAAAAAATGCCAGTCATAGATTAAATGCcaacatctattttttttgttgttgtttattatgacCTAAATTAACAATATTTAGTGGCGGAATCAGGACTGCCCTTGAGAGCGTTGTTGCAAATAATTTTTCAATTAAGGTCTCGTTGCAAGCAGGAATGTCACCGTCAAATTTATCAGTTTTCCTGGTTGAAAGTCATTTTTTTCCGTATGATAAGTGGCAATAGTATCTGAACCTCAATGTTGTTAGATTACTAGTTTCAAAGCTTGGAAATTGGCCATGTGAAATAACACGTTAAATTTACACCCAAAAGGTTTTAAATGTGTGTTTCAGTGGTTTCCGTGNNNNNNNNNNNNNNNNNNNNNNNGTACAATTATTTctcgtctttttcattttccaaagtGTAATTGGTTTTAGAGGAATcatgatagaaaaaagagaaaagtgataaGAAACAGGAAAGTTTCTCCCGTGCCTTTTCTAAGAAAGGTAAAACTGGAAGATAATGGCTTTCACTACGCNNNNNNNNNNNNNNNNNNNNNNNNNNNNNNNNNNNNNNNNNNNNNNTATACCTATTCTTTTCATTAGATTCCGCTCAAGCTCCGATCTAACGCTTGTCAATGCGCAAGATGTGAGGGAACAGGCAGTCTTTAATCAGTTTCTTCGTTGTCACGTTCCTTAAAGTGTTTAGTCTGGAGCATCATCAGACATTTATAAAATAATCCAGAAATATCTTTGAGAACTGTTCGTAAATATATGCTAACAAATGCACAAGATTTTGTCAGGCCTATGTTCGTCTGGGGtatttacgaaaaagaaaaagagggaatccGGTATTACATTCAAAAATACTTACTCCCTCATAAATCAACGATACATGCCTTTCCCTTCAAAGCAGCGCTAtcagtaagaaaagaagaaaatgataatttcGCGAAAGGAAGCATACTAAAATCTAAACATAGCACCCgttcatatattagatatttcGTATATTAGATACAATCAGTACAATATGTCTCCCGTGTGCATTTAAATCTCAGTCCGTGTTTTCGTTCACACACAGACTattattcctttttcatcttGCAACGGATTGCTCGTGCCTGACTAACCAAATGAATAATTCAAGGGGAGAAACTGTGCTTGCGTGCAAAGGTATTTTTTTTGTCCTCGTCGACACAATAACTCTGANNNNNNNNNNNNNNNNNNNNNNNNNNNNNNNNNNNNNNNNNNNNNNNNNNNNNNNNNNNNNNNNNNNNNNNNNNNNNNNNNNNNNNNNNNNNNNNNNNNNNNNNNNNNNNNNNNNNNNNNNNNNNNNNNNNNNNNNNNNNNNNNNNNNNNNNNNNNNNNNNNNNNNNNNNNNNNNNNNNNNNNNNNNNNNNNNNNNNNNNNNNNNNNNNNNNNNNNNNNNNNNNNNNNNNNNNNNNNNNNNNNNNNNNNNNNNNNNNNNNNNNNNNNNNNNNNNNNNNNNNNNNNNNNNNNNNNNNNNNNNNNNNNNNNNNNNNNNNNNNNNNNNNNNNNNNNNNNNNNNNNNNNNNNNNNNNNNNNNNNNNNNNNNNNNNNNNNNNNNNNNNNNNNNNNNNNNNNNNNNNNNNNNNNNNNNNNNNNNNNNNNNNNNNNNNNNNNNNNNNNNNNNNNNNNNNNNNNNNNNNNNNNNNNNNNNNNNNNNNNNNNNNNNNNNNNNNNNNNNNNNNNNNNNNNNNNNNNNNNNNNNNNNNNNNNNNNNNNNNNNNNNNNNNNNNNNNNNNNNNNNNNNNNNNNNNNNNNNNNNNNNNNNNNNNNNNNNNNNNNNNNNNNNNNNNNNNNNNNNNNNNNNNNNNNNNNNNNNNNNNNNNNNNNNNNNNNNNNNNNNNNNNNNNNNNNNNNNNNNNNNNNNNNNNNNNNNNNNNNNNNNNNNNNNNNNNNNNNNNNNNNNNNNNNNNNNNNNNNNNNNNNNNNNNNNNNNNNNNNNNNNNNNNNNNNNNNNNNNNNNNNNNNNNNNNNNNNNNNNNNNNNNNNNNNNNNNNNNNNNNNNNNNNNNNNNNNNNNNNNNNNNNNNNNNNNNNNNNNNNNNNNNNNNNNNNNNNNNNNNNNNNNNNNNNNNNNNNNNNNNNNNNNNNNNNNNNNNNNNNNNNNNNNNNNNNNNNNNNNNNNNNNNNNNNNNNNNNNNNNNNNNNNNNNNNNNNNNNNNNNNNNNNNNNNNNNNNNNNNNNNNNNNNNNNNNNNNNNNNNNNNNNNNNNNNNNNNNNNNNNNNNNNNNNNNNNNNNNNNNNNNNNNNNNNNNNNNNNNNNNNNNNNNNNNNNNNNNNNNNNNNNNNNNNNNNNNNNNNNNNNNNNNNNNNNNNNNNNNNNNNNNNNNNNNNNNNNNNNNNNNNNNNNNNNNNNNNNNNNNNNNNNNNNNNNNNNNNNNNNNNNNNNNNNNNNNNNNNNNNNNNNNNNNNNNNNNNNNNNNNNNNNNNNNNNNNNNNNNNNNNNNNNNNNNNNNNNNNNNNNNNNNNNNNNNNNNNNNNNNNNNNNNNNNNNNNNNNNNNNNNNNNNNNNNNNNNNNNNNNNNNNNNNNNNNNNNNNNNNNNNNNNNNNNNNNNNNNNNNNNNNNNNNNNNNNNNNNNNNNNNNNNNNNNNNNNNNNNNNNNNNNNNNNNNNNNNNNNNNNNNNNNNNNNNNNNNNNNNNNNNNNNNNNNNNNNNNNNNNNNNNNNNNNNNNNNNNNNNNNNNNNNNNNNNNNNNNNNNNNNNNNNNNNNNNNNNNNNNNNNNNNNNNNNNNNNNNNNNNNNNNNNNNNNNNNNNNNNNNNNNNNNNNNNNNNNNNtttttcctctcgttttttgcACAGGACAGGGACGTCGGAGCGATACCAGACGCAGGCAATGGCAGCTGACAGATTCTTGACGCTTAGTGAGGGCACCCTTCGTTCGATCCTCAGCCGCGATCGCGATGAAAGAAactgggggaaaatgaaaaacacaaattGAAAAGCAATATGAAGTTGGAAACGTTAAATTGCAAAGATATTTCCAAATAACGGATGTTGGAATGTGTCACAAGGTAATGAATAAGTGTGAATAGAAATTAAAGGGTTAAATACATGTGGGTTTTAACGTGGGTCCAGATCCATATTTGGCCATAGGTCACTGACAGTCGGGTATTCAAAAAACAATTAAGTTTGCGAATTCAAATTTCCTGTTGACATAGTTGCAGAAGTGAATGTAACAAATTACAGATAATTTAGTATTCAAAATCATTATAAATGAGATCATAAGAAATCTGAAATATATCTAATTTAGAATGGATGGTGTTAATATGAATTGCCTTTATAATCAgttcattaatttatctattttaaatgaATTAAGTGATGGGGAAGTGAATGCTCTGTCTGAAATTACCCAaagaataattacaaataatattcaTCATTTGATTTACAATAGTAGCAAAATACAGTAAAATTTCATGTGAGAGCAGCAAACGCATTTTAGGAAAATATTGACACATAACCAGACCGGATGATTGTGAAAACGACTTTTAAATTATACTCAACACTTGAATAATAATGTTTCATCAATTCATCTCTTGAATTTGAATGTTTACgctgaatatttctttttttttcattgcagtaTTAATTTTTCCTGTCCTTTACCTCCAGGAAAACAAATTTGTCAGTTACAACCAGACATGTAACAAACAGAACCTGTAGTAAAACCTGTTATTCCaagcttttaaaaaaggaagcaaaTATATCCATTCTCTCAACACTTAAACAATATGAATTGGCCTGACCTCACACTACCGTTGGACGACGCAGGAAAGAGCAAGGAGAGACGACGGCGAGTATATAAAGCAAGGGTGAGTCGTGCACCGAAATAACAGGCGTCTCCTACCAAACCAACCTGACTCAGTTAAAAAAAGANNNNNNNNNNNNNNNNNNNNNNNNNNNNNNNNNNNNNNNNNNNNNNNNNNNNNNNNNNNNNNNNNNNNNNNNNNNNNNNNNNNNNNNNNNNNNNNNNNNNNNNNNNNNNNNNNNNNNNNNNNNNNNNNNNNNNNNNNNNNNNNNNNNNNNNNNNNNNNNNNNNNNNNNNNNNNNNNNNNNNNNNNNNGACTAGCACCGGGCAGATTTCTCTTGCCAAAGGAATAAGTGATTGCTTGGCTgaccctctcatctcttcctttcacACGCAGCgctatcatcatataatatacataccattCACAAGATAATCAGGTACTGTTCTTCGCCGTTGGCATAGCTTGTGACTGGATATAAACTCGTATATTATTGTGTCACCACCTGTTATCTTCGGGATACTAAGTGGTTGTCTTTCAGACCAAGATGATGACCGTCCAGAGATGTTTGGGGGTTACCGCTATTCTAGTGATGACGATGACTTCTCTCGCCGAGGCTCTCACTATAAATGAGTAAGTATTGTTCAACGCGAATTTATCGAATGCACATTATAACTTATTCAGTAAATGATCAAATTCTTCTCATGGTTTAAAAATGGAAATACTCCTGGTATGGGAGGTGGtaaaggaataaaggggaaatgaGCACTGGAATTTTTNNNNNNNNNNNNNNNNNNNNNNNNNNNNNNNNNNNNNNNNNNNNNNNNNNNNNNNNNNNNNNNNNNNNNNNNNNNNNNNNNNNNNNNNNNNNNNNNNNNNNNNNNNNNNNNNNNNNNNNNNNNNNNNNNNNNNNNNNNNNNNNNNNNNNNNNNNNNNNNNNNNNNNNNNNNNNNNNNNNNNNNNNNNNNNNNNNNNNNNNNNNNNNNNNNNNNNNNNNNNNNNNNNNNNNNNTGTTTCCTTCGTCTTCCACCAAATGACGTTTCTCTTCCCTCCTGCAGGACGGATCCTTCGCGGCAGTCTGGCTTCCTGTACCTGACGTCGGAGCGGAGACTGGCGCTGCCCCCCGAAAGCGTCATGGTCGTCACGCCCACCCTGAGTCTTCCGATGGGCAGGAACCTTCCTGTTGGCTATGCGGCGTCCATGACTATTTCCATCCCCTTCAAAAGTACATGTCNNNNNNNNNNNNNNNNNNNNNNNNNNNNNNNNNNNNNNNNNNTTAATTCCCGTAGCaatatttactttttcccctttcggtcTCGCCCCAACTTGTTCAAGATTCGCACTATCGCAGCATTTTCCCCTCTAACATGCCCTGTACATTCTTCTGCCACCCCGGTTGCNNNNNNNNNNNNNNNNNNNNNNNNNNNNNNNNNNNNNNNNNNNNNNNNNNNNNNNNNNNGGTTTGGCTCTCTCATTTCAAAAACGAATTTCTTCGCCTCACATGTTATTGCCATCTCAGTCGAatatctttcattcctttcttttttgtctttataattTCTTCGGCTTCTGAATCACATGTCGAATGCTgtccctttttgtcttttatacCCCAACATCTTCATTTCCACCCTGagtattaattttttgttgttactgcttCTAGAATATATATCATGTCTGGCTATAACATTTCTGATCATCCTTCCACTAACACAGCAGAACGCTGTTTCTCACATTCCCNNNNNNNNNNNNNNNNNNNNNNNCTTTCCCAGGCATTTCATCCAGCTGGCATACGTTTCTTTACTTCATTAACCCCTTTACCATCCCCATGACTCGTTGAAATCCGATGCTTAATATATTCCACTTATGGTATATTCAGCGGCATAGACAGccactctccttttcttttaccaTGATGCACCGCTTGTTAATCTTCTCCACCTTTCTAAATCCTTACGCCTCTGTTCAACTCACTTATCTAGCCATCTTGCTTCCTAGCGCTATGTCCTCTGCAATTCAACGATGcggatatattatgtaaatacttTTTTCCTGGGTGATATTTAACATCTTAACAACGTCCGATATTTTGCAGTCAATTTTTATGACCTTTAATTGACATCCGAAGAGAACAGGTGGGCATACGATGATCCATCTCCAGGTGACTTGGCTGGTGGCGTGAGATAGGTACAAGAAATATATCAATTCCATAGCAAGAATTTCGAAGATATTCCATagataaaatactgatataatagGAAACTAACAGATGTGCCAACAGTAAACGTATATAAAATGCCTTTGTCAGGGAGGTGATGTataaggtggtggaggagagtcTGGAGTCAGTGAGCCTGGACGGAAAGGCCTGCCTTCTGCGCGCCATGTGTGAGAAGTTCGAAGTTGCTCTCCCGAACCTCGGTTTCGTCGGGGAAATGCTTGACCTGTTCTTTAGGTAAGATCATGTCCCATgggaaatgaaacaaataatatgGATGATGCGCTAGATTTTCATCCAGACTTAACTCTCAATTCTCACTACATTGGTGTTTACGTCCACAGCGCCAGCCGGGCTTACCAAGGGGAAGAACAGCTTGGAGGATTACACGAAGGCGGAGATTCGAGGTAAGACGGGTCAAGACTGGACGCCGTACCACGAGGCGTGCCCCTACTCATACTTCGAGGTTCTTGCGAGCAGTAATTCGACTGGCACTGGTGGCAGTTACTAACGCATCCCGCCAATGGGTAACTATCACGAAGCAAAATAGACTTACGTCCTTATTTATGAATATCATTTAACAAAGGAAAGTTATTAATTTAAATGGGTTATTTACACAGAATATGTTCAGTTTAGGCGGTGATTGTCTGGAAGACTCGCAAACGTGGTAAAATATTCCAGGGCTTTGCGATAACAATCAGTTGAACGACTGGCAGTGTGATGCAACGCCCGCTCTCCAAACACCTCTGCGTTGGCCACCTCGAAGAAACTCAGTAACATTCTGTGAAGGCGACGCGTTTGACCTGCCCCCGGGTGGCCACGGAATAACAGACAGTGTATGACCATGTGATTTcgtgtgttatttttatcatgagtATATTCcggtgtctgttttttttacaatatgttttaataatttaataaaacattGACGAAACATTTCACCAGTAAAATAACTGACCTCGCACTATTGAGTATAAAAGTGAAATATGATTTGAAAGTTAGTCAGATCCTCTTCCTCTAACATCACAACGCAGACAGCTTCGCACTGGTTCCATACCGTCTGGAAATCGAACGCAACGAAAAAGACAAGTATTTCCATCCGACCAACACGTCTTTCCATCTCATCAGTGTAGGAAAGACGTCTGCCGTGACCTTGGAGAGAGTAACACTAGCATGGCTGACGAGGCAGACTGGAAGGGCACGCTATCCGttgcactctcactcactctctacttTCTCTGTTGCCTCAAGCGGGTCAGTCTCCNNNNNNNNNNNNNNNNNNNNNNNNNNNNNNNNNNNNNNNNNNNNNNNNNNNNNNNNNNNNNNNNNNNNNNNNNNNNNNNNNNNNNNNNNNNNNNNNNNNNNNNNNNNNNNNNNNNNNNNNNNNNNNNNNNNNNNNNNNNNNNNNNNNNNNNNNNNNNNNNNNNNNNNGTTGGTATTGTATGATCAANNNNNNNNNNNNNNNNNNNNNNNNNNNNNNNNNNNNNNNNNNNNNNNNNNNNNNNNNNNNNNNNNNNNNNNNNNNNNNNNNNNNNNNNNNNNNNNNNNNNNNNNNNNNNNNNNNCCATAGAGCACCCAATNNNNNNNNNNNNNNNNNNNNNNNNNNNNNNNNNNNNNNNNNNNNNNNNNNNNNNNNNNNNNNNNNNNNNNNNNNNNNNNNNNNNNNNNNNNNNNNNNNNNNNNNNNNNNNNNNNNNNNNNNNNNNNNNNNNNNNNNNNNNNNNNNNNNNNNNNNNNNNNNNNNNNNNNNNNNNNNNNNNNNNNNNNNNNNNNNNNNNNNNNNNNNNNNNNNNNNNNNNNNNNNNNNNNNNNNNNNNNNNNNNNNNNNNNNNNNNNNNNNNNNNNNNNNNNNNNNNNNNNNNNNNNNNNNNNNNNNNNNNNNNNNNNNNNNNNNNNNNNNNNNNNNNNNNNNNNNNNNNNNNNNNNNNNNNNNNNNNNNNNNNNNNNNNNNNNNNNNNNNNNNNNNNNNNNNNNNNNNNGGGGAGGGGGGTATGTATTACTTTTGAGTTCATGGTATCTGTGACTACAAGTTGCGCtactttttatcattcatatctgGCAACCttccacacccaaccacaacctCCCTCNNNNNNNNNNNNNNNNNNNNNNNNNNNNNNNNNNNNNNNNNNNNNNNNNNNNNNNNNNNNNNNNNNNNNNNNNNNNNNNNNNNNNNNNNNNNNNNNNNNNNNNNNNNNNNNNNNNNNNNNNNNNNNNNNNNNNNNNNNNNNNNNNNNNNNNNNNNNNNNNNNNNNNNNNNNNNNNNNNNNNNNNNNNNNNNNNNNNNNNNNNNNNNNNNNNNNNNNNNNNNNNNNNNNNNNNNNNNNNNNNNNNNNNNNNNNNNNNNNNNNNNNNNNNNNNNNNNNNNNNNNNNNNNNNNNNNNNNNNNNNNNNNNNNNNNNNNNNNNNNNNNNNNNNNNNNNNNNNNNNNNNNNNNNNNNNNNNNNNNNNNNNNNNNNNNNNNNNNNNNNNNNNNNNNNNNNNNNNNNNNNNNNNNNNNNNNNNNNNNNNNNNNNNNNNNNNNNNNNNNNNNNNNNNNNNNNNNNNNNNNNNNNNNNNNNNNNNNNNNNNNNNNNNNNNNNNNNNNNNNNNNNNNNNNNNNNNNNNNNNNTTTTGCACAGGACAGGGACCTCGGAGCGATACCAGACGCAGGAAATGGCAGCTGACAGATTCTTGACGCCTAGTGAGGGCACCCTTCGTTCGATCCTCAGCCGCGATCgtgattaaagaaaatgagaaaaaaaattaaaaacacaaactgaaaagaaaaatgaagttgACAACATTATATTGCAAAGATATTTCCAAATAACGGATGTTGAAATGTGTCGCAAGTTAATGAATAAGTGTGAATAGAAACGAAAGGGTTAAATACATGTGGGTTTTAACGTGGGTCCAGATCCATATTTGGCCATAGGTCACTGACAGTCGCATATTCAAAAAACAATTAAGTTCGAGCAAATTCGAACTTCCTGATGACATAGTTGCAGAAGTGAATGCAACAAACTGCAGTTGATTTGATATCCAAAACTATTATAATTGAGGTGGTAAATGTGAATTTATCTAATTTAGAATGGCTGGTGTTAATATGAATGAATTTCCGTTAATTACCATTTCGTTTATCTGTCTTAAATGATTTAAGTGATGGGGATGACAAAGTCTATTGTTACTTTTAGAAGGAAGTAAATGCTCTGTCTGAAATTAGCCAAAGAAT includes:
- the LOC119592614 gene encoding uncharacterized protein LOC119592614, which gives rise to MTMTSLAKALTINETDPSRQSGFLYLTSGRRLALPPESVMVVTPTLSLPMGRNLPVGYAASMTISIPFKIGFDDLGLTSEENRWGIIEGLDDPSPGDLAGGVREVMYKVVEESLESVGLDGKACLLRAMCEMFELPLPNHGFIGEVLDLFFSASRAAKGKNRLGDYTKAEIQGKTGPDCKPYHKACPYSFFKDLASSNSTGTGGS